One part of the Esox lucius isolate fEsoLuc1 chromosome 10, fEsoLuc1.pri, whole genome shotgun sequence genome encodes these proteins:
- the sdc3 gene encoding syndecan-3, with the protein MKQPPCLMALLAALLTHSAMGQTWSASIDEEGSSVDGFYDDEDLFSGSGSGFPEMKAVPTAVGVSFTTEEPLPLSTTQATGPAPSAPPAAEPSPNPDALPTPLPTEGEGESGIEWVREMEREKEREREREREREREKERERERERERQREIERERVRERERERVRAAQTTIPPRGPAAVPMATTSSATPWAESATPSSGVEDLSTTEGDEDVYLSPDSTTSTPMETTTEDEEVTSTVIETTPIPETTAQPTTTGQAPTERSSTASFRPKVPVNKPTKAAPTESSTRRQTPSTTMNNELGINGPSGDFEIREEDRRQGNEVGRGRGVESGAEPDLTGNTINTGSSAAQLPQKNILERKEVLIAVIVGGVVGALFAAFLVMLLVYRMKKKDEGSYTLEEPKQATVTYQKPEKQEEFYA; encoded by the exons ATGAAGCAGCCGCCGTGTCTGATGGCGCTCCTCGCGGCGCTGCTCACCCACTCCGCGATG GGTCAGACCTGGAGTGCCTCAATAGATGAAGAAGGTTCCTCTGTAGATGGGTTCTATGATGATGAAGATCTCTTCTCGGGCTCTGGATCTGGCT TTCCAGAGATGAAGGCCGTCCCTACTGCGGTGGGCGTGTCTTTCACCACTGAGGAGCCTTTACCCCTCTCCACCACCCAGGCCACTGGCCCTGCCCCCTCTGCCCCACCTGCAGCCGAGCCCAGCCCGAACCCTGAtgccctccccacccccctgccgacggagggagagggggagagcggGATTGAGTGggtgagggagatggagagggagaag gaacgagagcgggagagagaacgagagagggagagagaaaaggagagggagagagaacgagaaagagagaggcaacGGGAAATAGAGAGGGAACGAGTAAGGGAACGTGAAAGAGAGCGGGTGAGAGCCGCCCAGACAACCATCCCTCCTCGCGGCCCTGCGGCTGTCCCCATGGCGACCACCAGCTCCGCAACACCTTGGGCAGAGAGTGCAACACCCTCTAGTGGCGTGGAGGATTTAAGTACCACAGAGGGGGACGAGGACGTTTACCTGTCCCCAGACTCTACCACGAGCACACCTATGGAAACCACCACAGAGGATGAGGAAGTGACCAGTACAGTGATTGAAACCACTCCCATCCCCGAGACAACAGCCCAGCCCACTACAACTGGTCAAGCCCCCACTGAGAGATCTAGCACTGCCTCCTTCAGGCCAAAAGTTCCTGTGAACAAGCCTACTAAAGCTGCGCCCACGGAAAGCAGTACCCGCCGCCAAACACCCTCTACGACAatg AATAACGAGTTGGGCATTAACGGACCCAGTGGAGACTTTGAGATCCGTGAGGAGGACCGGCGCCAGGGCAACGAGGTTGGTCGCGGCCGCGGTGTGGAGTCTGGTGCGGAGCCCGATCTAACTGGCAACACCATCAACACAGGAAGTTCTGCGGCTCAACTCCCCCAGAAGAACATACTGGAGAGGAAAGAAGTTCTGATAG CTGTGATAGTGGGAGGTGTGGTGGGAGCCCTCTTCGCAGCATTCCTGGTCATGCTACTGGTGTACCggatgaagaagaaggatgaaggCAGCTACACACTGGAGGAACCCAAGCAGGCCACCGTCACCTACCAGAAACCTGAGAAACAGGAGGAGTTCTACGCataa